GTCATCGCCGCAAGGAGCAGTATCACGATATATCTCATTCCGCGCTCCTTATGGCCTCATAGGGTTCCGTCCGGATCACCGACAACGACGGCAGCAGCGCCGAAAGCAGCCCGGTGACGAGCGAAAATGAGACGGCCGCCGCGATCAGGCTTATCAGTTCGACAGGAGACGGGAACAGGTAGGGAAGTTTCAAATTGTGCAGCATCAGGTTCTTGAAGCTGAACAGCAGCCCGAATCCGAGTGCAACGCCAGCCGCTCCGCCCGTGGCTGAGAGCAGGGCCGCCTCGCTCAGGATGATCGAAGCGATGTGAAGCCGGTTCGCTCCGATCGCCCGGAGGAGGCCGATCTCCCGCCGCCGTTCGTTCACGATCATGTAGAACGCGAAGGCCATGATCAGGAGCACGATGACCCAGAGAATGCTGCTGATGGCGACGATGGCGTGAATGAGGCCGGAGAGCTGCTTCCGCACCGTGCTGATGACCGTATCGGACACGAGCGCCTTGACGCCGGGGATGTCATGCTCGATCCTGATGGCTACCCGGTCCGGGGTGAAGTCCTCGCCGACCTGGACCAGGACCGTCGATATTTTGTCCCTCCCGATCTCGAGCGGCTGTATCGCCTTGGTTTTTGAATTCTGGGCCATCTGATACGCGGACTCGAGACTCATGAACGCCGAGCGGTCAAAGAAGTCCATGCCCGTCGGCTCCATCGTGCCTGCAACATGGAAGGTGGTGCCGAAGAAGGGTATGTTGTCGCCGACGATGACCGGGATCTCCCTCCCCGTGATGATCTCGTTGGCCGCCAGCGGCCGGTTCAGGTGCTTTTCCAGCCACGGCTTCACCGTGAAATCCGTCTCGGGATCAAAAGCGATCAGGAAAACGTCCACATTGAAGCAGCAGGTGAAACTGGTGGGCTTGATGAAAAGCTGGGGCGTTGCGCTCTTGACGCCCTCGATCTTTCTGACCCTGTCGAGCACAGTCTTGTCCATAAGAAAACTGGTCGGCTCCCCGGAAAGGAGGGCGGCCTTCGCGTTCTTTTCGGCGTTTTCGGGAACCACCAGGATGTCGGCGCCGAGGCGGTAGGTGCCGAGCTTGAGCGCATTATTGATACTGCGCAGGAAGAGGGTGGCGGTGAACAGCGTGCAGGAGACTACGGCCACAATAGCCAGCAAAAGCCATGTCCGCGTGATC
This window of the Nitrospirota bacterium genome carries:
- a CDS encoding FtsX-like permease family protein — encoded protein: ITRTWLLLAIVAVVSCTLFTATLFLRSINNALKLGTYRLGADILVVPENAEKNAKAALLSGEPTSFLMDKTVLDRVRKIEGVKSATPQLFIKPTSFTCCFNVDVFLIAFDPETDFTVKPWLEKHLNRPLAANEIITGREIPVIVGDNIPFFGTTFHVAGTMEPTGMDFFDRSAFMSLESAYQMAQNSKTKAIQPLEIGRDKISTVLVQVGEDFTPDRVAIRIEHDIPGVKALVSDTVISTVRKQLSGLIHAIVAISSILWVIVLLIMAFAFYMIVNERRREIGLLRAIGANRLHIASIILSEAALLSATGGAAGVALGFGLLFSFKNLMLHNLKLPYLFPSPVELISLIAAAVSFSLVTGLLSALLPSLSVIRTEPYEAIRSAE